From a region of the Streptomyces sp. NBC_00193 genome:
- a CDS encoding glutaredoxin family protein has protein sequence MSPLLRRAEKKRPEERLVTLIGKPGCHLCDDAQEVVEKVCAETGAQWEKKDISQDEELYRLHWEQIPVVLVDGEQHTFWRVNPDRLRRALQA, from the coding sequence ATGAGTCCTTTGCTGCGCCGTGCCGAAAAGAAGCGTCCGGAGGAGCGGTTGGTCACGCTCATCGGGAAGCCGGGGTGCCACCTCTGTGATGACGCCCAGGAAGTGGTCGAGAAGGTCTGCGCCGAGACGGGCGCACAGTGGGAGAAGAAGGACATTTCGCAGGACGAGGAGCTGTACCGCCTGCACTGGGAGCAGATTCCGGTCGTGCTGGTGGACGGCGAGCAGCACACCTTCTGGAGGGTGAACCCTGACCGGCTCCGACGGGCATTGCAGGCTTGA
- a CDS encoding HEAT repeat domain-containing protein, whose amino-acid sequence MTTDPDEAVAALCAAVAAYDHGAAEALVEAGADPDRVLPDGTTPLLRAVEGGSPAVVAVLLGDDARLRLPEAERSRLLDAAREWYEEGAAERLRRLTGSAGPADTVWVTDSEYDSVPEITLGGRSVRAGHGAVLTQLEWEFRILAPVAELVARGVRSPRRDHVDQSTSLHVLNSRVSAQTWAEAVAFRHDPDPRRRAFVVDVVRYRLWSLSDTAHAGWYEKECHRILAEWEAEETDADVLGRVLDALGETDVPTRQAIGLRRAGHPDPGVRRWVPDLFVSPRPPDVRKALRDLCRDEDGAVRASAAGALVGEEPGEDELELLPGLLRDPDPEVVRRTAYALGYVARGVPEVAELLVQCLDSGDPDVRLSAAHGLAVRNDPRTPEAYARVGPLGPEYQHDQRPGGLLEWRWRNRPDPV is encoded by the coding sequence GTGACGACGGATCCAGATGAGGCGGTGGCGGCGCTGTGCGCGGCCGTGGCGGCCTACGACCACGGGGCCGCCGAGGCGCTGGTGGAGGCCGGGGCCGACCCGGACCGGGTGCTGCCCGACGGTACGACCCCGCTGCTGCGGGCCGTCGAGGGCGGCTCCCCGGCGGTGGTGGCGGTGCTGCTCGGCGACGACGCCCGCCTGCGGCTGCCGGAAGCGGAGCGGAGCCGGCTGCTGGACGCGGCCCGCGAGTGGTACGAGGAGGGCGCGGCGGAGCGGCTGCGGCGGCTGACGGGGTCGGCGGGCCCGGCGGACACCGTGTGGGTGACGGACTCGGAGTACGACAGCGTCCCGGAGATCACCCTCGGCGGGCGGAGCGTACGGGCCGGGCACGGCGCGGTGCTGACCCAGCTGGAGTGGGAGTTCCGCATCCTGGCCCCGGTGGCGGAGCTGGTGGCCCGCGGGGTCCGGTCCCCGAGGAGGGACCATGTGGACCAGAGCACCTCGCTCCACGTCCTGAACAGCCGCGTCAGCGCGCAGACCTGGGCCGAGGCGGTGGCCTTCCGGCACGATCCGGATCCGCGGCGGCGGGCCTTCGTGGTCGACGTGGTCCGGTACCGGCTGTGGTCGTTGAGCGATACCGCGCACGCGGGCTGGTACGAGAAGGAGTGCCATCGGATCCTCGCCGAGTGGGAAGCCGAGGAGACCGACGCCGACGTACTGGGCCGGGTACTGGACGCCCTGGGCGAGACGGACGTTCCCACCCGGCAGGCCATCGGCCTGCGGCGTGCCGGGCATCCGGACCCGGGGGTGCGGCGCTGGGTGCCGGATCTCTTCGTCTCCCCCAGGCCCCCGGACGTGCGGAAGGCGCTGCGGGACCTGTGCCGCGACGAGGACGGCGCGGTGCGGGCCTCGGCCGCCGGGGCGCTGGTCGGCGAGGAACCGGGGGAGGACGAGCTGGAGCTCCTGCCGGGCCTGCTGCGGGACCCGGACCCGGAGGTCGTGCGCCGGACGGCGTACGCACTCGGGTACGTCGCCCGCGGTGTGCCGGAGGTCGCCGAACTGCTGGTGCAGTGCCTGGACTCGGGGGATCCGGACGTCCGGCTGAGCGCGGCCCACGGTCTGGCGGTACGCAACGACCCGCGCACCCCGGAAGCCTATGCGCGGGTCGGCCCGCTGGGCCCCGAGTACCAGCACGACCAGCGGCCGGGCGGGCTGCTGGAGTGGCGGTGGCGGAACCGACCCGACCCCGTGTAG
- a CDS encoding glutamyl-tRNA reductase, translated as MSLLVVGLSHRSAPVSVLERASLAADAKVKLLHDTLAAEPAAEAAVLATCNRIELYADVDKFHAGVAELSTLLAQHSGVALEELTPYLYVHYEDRAVHHLFSVACGLDSMVVGEGQILGQIKDALALGQELHTAGRLINDLFQQALRVGKRAHSETGIDRAGQSLVTFGLEQLAVHVPVEEWAAGKRALVIGAGSMSSLAAATLARVGVAEVVVANRTADRAERLAEILVASGTGVAASAIAMSGVADELARVDVVVSCTGATGLVLTGDDVAAAVEAGPAGAVPYPPFHRSPELRPGPDAGAAPLPGAGPRTPAPQTPAGLDMDAELVARLAVLAAGGRRIADAGAVRSKVVVEERDGCPVGLDALASDPGRTADGRAALAGVDAGSLELHGTWADQGEAAAQRQQPRKGVRNQVDAQPVRLALLDLAMPRDIDAAVHRIPGVRLVDIESLAEASADAPMAADVDAVRAIVAAEVAAFGAAQRAAHITPTVVALRAMAAEVVAMEVARLDGRVPDLDERQRAEVTQTVRRVVDKLLHAPTVRVKQLASEPGGAGYAEALRELFDLDPQTVASVSRADEADKNHDSGRAS; from the coding sequence ATGAGTCTGCTCGTCGTAGGGCTGAGCCATCGCAGTGCGCCCGTGAGCGTGCTGGAGCGCGCTTCGCTGGCCGCCGATGCCAAGGTCAAGCTGCTGCACGACACGCTCGCCGCGGAACCGGCGGCGGAGGCTGCGGTGCTCGCCACCTGCAACCGGATCGAGCTGTACGCGGACGTGGACAAGTTCCACGCCGGTGTCGCCGAGCTGTCGACGCTGTTGGCGCAGCACAGCGGGGTCGCGCTGGAGGAGCTCACTCCTTATCTGTACGTGCACTACGAGGACCGGGCCGTCCACCACCTCTTCTCGGTGGCGTGCGGGCTGGACTCGATGGTGGTCGGCGAGGGGCAGATCCTCGGGCAGATCAAGGACGCGCTGGCGCTGGGGCAGGAGCTCCACACGGCCGGGCGGCTGATCAACGATCTGTTCCAGCAGGCGCTGCGCGTCGGCAAGCGGGCGCACTCCGAGACCGGGATCGACCGGGCGGGGCAGTCGCTGGTGACCTTCGGGCTGGAGCAGCTCGCGGTGCACGTGCCCGTGGAGGAGTGGGCCGCGGGGAAGCGGGCGCTCGTCATCGGGGCCGGGTCGATGTCCTCGCTGGCTGCGGCGACGCTTGCCCGGGTCGGGGTTGCCGAGGTCGTCGTGGCGAACCGGACCGCCGACCGGGCGGAGCGGTTGGCCGAGATTCTGGTTGCCTCGGGCACCGGGGTTGCGGCTTCGGCCATTGCGATGTCCGGTGTCGCCGATGAGCTGGCCCGGGTCGATGTCGTCGTGTCCTGTACGGGTGCCACTGGCTTGGTGCTGACCGGGGATGACGTGGCCGCGGCCGTGGAGGCGGGCCCTGCGGGGGCTGTCCCCTACCCGCCCTTCCACCGTTCCCCGGAGCTTCGCCCCGGACCCGATGCGGGTGCGGCGCCGTTGCCGGGGGCCGGCCCCCGGACCCCCGCGCCTCAAACGCCGGCGGGGCTGGACATGGACGCCGAGCTCGTTGCGCGGCTGGCCGTGCTGGCGGCCGGGGGCCGGCGGATCGCCGATGCCGGGGCCGTGCGGAGCAAGGTCGTCGTCGAGGAGCGGGACGGGTGTCCCGTGGGGCTCGACGCGCTGGCTTCCGATCCGGGGCGGACCGCCGATGGGCGGGCCGCGCTCGCCGGGGTGGACGCCGGGTCGCTGGAGCTGCACGGGACCTGGGCCGACCAGGGCGAGGCCGCCGCGCAGCGGCAGCAGCCGCGCAAGGGCGTACGGAACCAGGTGGACGCGCAGCCCGTACGGCTCGCGCTGCTCGACCTGGCCATGCCCCGTGACATCGACGCCGCCGTGCACCGGATTCCGGGCGTGCGGCTCGTGGACATCGAGTCGCTGGCCGAGGCGAGCGCCGATGCGCCCATGGCCGCCGACGTCGACGCCGTACGCGCGATAGTGGCCGCGGAGGTGGCCGCCTTCGGGGCCGCCCAGCGGGCCGCGCACATCACGCCCACCGTGGTCGCCCTGCGCGCCATGGCCGCGGAGGTCGTCGCCATGGAAGTGGCACGGCTCGACGGACGGGTACCCGATCTCGACGAGCGGCAGCGGGCTGAAGTGACTCAGACCGTGCGACGCGTCGTCGACAAGCTCCTCCACGCGCCGACCGTGCGCGTCAAGCAGCTCGCGAGCGAGCCCGGCGGCGCCGGGTACGCCGAGGCGCTGCGCGAACTCTTCGATCTCGACCCGCAGACGGTGGCCTCCGTCAGCCGGGCCGACGAGGCTGACAAGAACCACGACTCAGGACGGGCATCATGA
- a CDS encoding bifunctional uroporphyrinogen-III C-methyltransferase/uroporphyrinogen-III synthase yields MNPTSPTTSAFPSVAVQGHVTFLGAGPGDPGLLTLRAVEALAAADVLIAEPEVLEVVRTHARAGVDTPQLTIADEKSAAAGVPVIRDAANLVMEAARSGRRVVRAVTGDPGLDGNAAEEMLACATGGIPFEVVPGVATAVGVPAYAGVPLAGKQGADVRFVNARTASARCWSEVGASDGILVVSATLETVSAAAAELIGAGRKPDTPLTVTVAGTTTRQRTWSATLGTIAQVFKQGKILPSPEGARSVIAVVGEHGAVARREELSWFESKPLFGWRVLVPRTKEQAASLSDQLRSYGAVPHEVPTIAVEPPRTPQQMERAVKGLVTGRYEWIAFTSVNAVKAVREKFEEYGLDARAFAGIKVAAVGEQTAAALVEFGVKPDLVPSGEQSAAGLLEDWPPYDPVFDPIDRVFLPRADIATETLVAGLIELGWEVDDVTAYRTVRASPPPQDTREAIKGGGFDAVLFTSSSTVRNLVGIAGKPHNVTVIACIGPATAKTAEEHGLRVDVLSPEPSVGKLAEALAEYGAARREAAKEAGESVYRPSERRPGARRRRTT; encoded by the coding sequence TTGAACCCCACAAGCCCAACCACCTCCGCGTTTCCGTCCGTCGCCGTCCAGGGGCACGTCACCTTCCTCGGTGCCGGCCCGGGCGACCCGGGACTGCTGACGCTTCGCGCCGTGGAGGCCCTGGCCGCCGCGGACGTACTGATCGCGGAGCCCGAGGTGCTCGAGGTCGTACGTACGCATGCGCGCGCGGGGGTGGACACGCCACAGCTGACGATTGCTGACGAGAAGTCAGCAGCCGCCGGAGTCCCGGTCATCCGAGATGCCGCCAATCTTGTCATGGAGGCCGCACGCTCCGGCAGGCGGGTCGTCCGTGCCGTCACCGGCGACCCCGGGCTCGACGGGAACGCGGCCGAGGAGATGCTCGCCTGCGCCACCGGCGGCATCCCCTTCGAGGTCGTCCCCGGCGTCGCGACCGCCGTCGGCGTGCCCGCGTACGCCGGTGTTCCGCTGGCCGGCAAGCAGGGTGCGGACGTGAGGTTCGTGAACGCGCGGACCGCCTCCGCGCGCTGCTGGAGCGAGGTGGGCGCCAGCGACGGCATCCTCGTCGTCTCCGCGACGCTGGAGACCGTTTCGGCGGCGGCGGCCGAGCTGATCGGCGCCGGGCGCAAGCCCGACACCCCGCTCACCGTCACCGTGGCCGGTACGACGACCCGCCAGCGGACGTGGAGCGCGACCCTCGGGACCATCGCGCAGGTGTTCAAGCAGGGCAAGATCCTCCCCTCGCCCGAGGGCGCGCGCTCCGTCATAGCCGTGGTCGGGGAGCACGGCGCCGTCGCGCGCCGCGAGGAACTGTCCTGGTTCGAGTCGAAGCCGCTGTTCGGCTGGCGCGTGCTCGTGCCGCGCACCAAGGAGCAGGCCGCCTCGCTCTCCGACCAGCTGCGTTCGTACGGCGCGGTGCCCCACGAGGTGCCGACCATCGCCGTGGAGCCGCCGCGCACCCCGCAGCAGATGGAGCGGGCGGTCAAGGGGCTCGTGACGGGCCGCTACGAGTGGATCGCCTTCACCTCCGTCAACGCGGTCAAGGCCGTGCGCGAGAAGTTCGAGGAGTACGGGCTCGACGCCCGTGCCTTCGCCGGCATCAAGGTCGCCGCCGTCGGCGAGCAGACCGCCGCCGCCCTGGTGGAGTTCGGCGTCAAGCCCGACCTCGTGCCCAGCGGCGAGCAGTCCGCCGCCGGTCTGCTGGAGGACTGGCCGCCGTACGACCCGGTCTTCGACCCGATCGACCGCGTCTTCCTGCCGCGCGCCGACATCGCCACCGAGACCCTGGTCGCCGGGCTGATCGAGCTCGGGTGGGAGGTCGACGACGTCACGGCCTACCGGACCGTGCGGGCCTCGCCGCCGCCGCAGGACACGCGCGAGGCGATCAAGGGCGGCGGCTTCGACGCCGTTCTCTTCACCTCGTCGAGCACCGTGCGCAACCTCGTCGGCATCGCCGGCAAGCCGCACAACGTCACCGTCATCGCGTGCATCGGCCCGGCCACGGCCAAGACCGCCGAGGAGCACGGGCTCCGGGTCGACGTGCTGTCGCCGGAGCCGAGCGTGGGCAAGCTGGCGGAGGCCCTGGCGGAGTACGGGGCCGCGCGCCGCGAGGCCGCGAAGGAGGCCGGGGAGAGCGTGTACCGGCCGAGCGAGCGGCGGCCGGGGGCGCGCAGGCGTCGTACGACCTGA
- the hemC gene encoding hydroxymethylbilane synthase: MNPRLDQPLRLGTRRSKLAMSQSGHVAEAVRAITGRPVELVEITTYGDVSRESLSQIGGTGVFVTALREALVRGEVDFAVHSLKDLPTTQPDDLVIAAMPQREDPRDALVARDGLTFEQLPDGARIGTGSPRRRSQLHAYAKSLGKVIETVAIRGNVDTRIGFVRNGELDAVVLAAAGLNRIGRGDEATDLISVDNMLPAPGQGALAVECLASDTDLISALAELDDPYTRAAVTAERALLGALEAGCSAPVGALADLLADGQTVNEMRLRGVVGTLDGSTLVQLSTTGPVPQSYDEAMALGRELADEMLAKGAAGLMGERSL; encoded by the coding sequence ATGAATCCACGTCTCGACCAGCCGCTGAGGCTCGGCACGCGGCGCAGCAAGCTGGCCATGTCCCAGTCCGGGCATGTCGCCGAGGCGGTACGGGCGATCACCGGCCGGCCCGTCGAGCTCGTGGAGATCACGACCTACGGTGACGTGTCCCGCGAGAGCCTTTCGCAGATCGGCGGCACCGGCGTCTTCGTCACCGCCCTGCGCGAGGCCCTCGTGCGCGGCGAAGTCGACTTCGCCGTGCACTCGCTGAAGGACCTGCCCACCACGCAGCCCGACGACCTCGTCATCGCGGCCATGCCGCAGCGCGAGGACCCGCGCGACGCGCTCGTCGCCCGCGACGGCCTGACCTTCGAGCAGCTGCCCGACGGTGCGCGCATCGGCACCGGCTCGCCGCGGCGCAGGTCGCAGCTGCACGCGTACGCCAAGTCGCTGGGCAAGGTCATCGAGACCGTCGCCATTCGCGGCAACGTCGACACCCGGATCGGGTTCGTGCGCAATGGCGAGCTCGACGCCGTCGTGCTCGCCGCCGCCGGGCTCAACCGGATCGGCCGCGGCGACGAGGCCACCGACCTGATCTCCGTGGACAACATGCTGCCCGCGCCCGGCCAGGGAGCCCTGGCCGTGGAGTGCCTCGCGTCCGACACGGACCTGATTTCCGCGCTCGCAGAGCTCGACGACCCGTACACCCGGGCCGCCGTGACCGCCGAACGCGCCCTGCTCGGCGCCCTGGAGGCCGGCTGCAGCGCCCCCGTGGGCGCGCTCGCCGACCTGTTGGCCGACGGGCAGACTGTCAATGAGATGCGCCTGCGGGGAGTCGTGGGAACCCTCGACGGTTCCACGCTGGTGCAGCTGTCCACCACCGGTCCCGTGCCCCAGTCGTACGACGAGGCCATGGCGCTCGGCCGCGAACTCGCGGACGAGATGCTGGCCAAGGGCGCGGCCGGTCTGATGGGGGAGCGGTCGCTTTGA
- a CDS encoding HEAT repeat domain-containing protein codes for MSRQWGLRADAYPYAEEDRELLAAWADVEPDPEVLAVVLWALTEQDVGHPRLGSIGLRYAGHPDPGVRVRAVDCLGRSDGPSMAAEYEALRLLAGDPDDAVRYEAALSLLGAQQDVDAMYGVIRDLVRDPGSPLRLAAAERLGESGDRTADATDLLLSLLDADDTLTRMLGAYGLALRDHPDTPWAYAKAEELGPFHPSDHRGNNGLWDWEKRNRPAGPTAPDGGVVAAQGDGAQPPG; via the coding sequence TTGAGCCGGCAGTGGGGCCTCCGGGCCGACGCGTACCCGTATGCGGAGGAGGACCGGGAGCTCCTCGCCGCCTGGGCGGACGTGGAGCCGGACCCCGAGGTCCTCGCGGTGGTGCTGTGGGCCCTCACCGAGCAGGACGTGGGGCATCCGAGGCTGGGGTCGATCGGCCTGAGGTACGCCGGCCACCCGGATCCCGGGGTGCGCGTGCGGGCGGTGGACTGCCTGGGCCGCTCCGACGGGCCGTCCATGGCCGCGGAGTACGAGGCCCTGCGGCTGCTGGCGGGCGACCCCGACGACGCCGTGCGGTACGAGGCCGCCCTGAGCCTGCTGGGGGCGCAGCAGGACGTGGACGCCATGTACGGCGTGATCCGCGACCTGGTCCGGGACCCGGGGAGCCCGCTGCGGCTGGCGGCGGCGGAGCGCCTGGGGGAGTCCGGCGACCGCACGGCCGATGCCACGGACCTGCTGCTGTCCCTCCTGGACGCGGACGACACGCTGACCAGGATGCTCGGCGCGTACGGACTGGCCCTGCGGGATCACCCGGACACCCCGTGGGCGTACGCGAAGGCCGAGGAACTCGGACCCTTCCACCCGTCCGACCACCGGGGCAACAACGGCCTCTGGGACTGGGAGAAGCGCAACCGCCCCGCCGGGCCGACGGCTCCGGACGGTGGGGTGGTGGCGGCACAGGGCGACGGGGCGCAGCCTCCGGGCTGA
- the hemB gene encoding porphobilinogen synthase — MSTYGSFPGSRPRRLRTTPAMRRMVAEYRLHPSDLILPAFVREGISEPLAISAMPGVVQHTRDTLRKAAVEAVEAGVSGIMLFGVPADENKDARGTAGTEPDGILQVAIRDVKAEVGDDLVIMSDLCLDEYTDHGHCGVLDENGRVDNDATLERYAEMAQVQADAGVHVVGPSGMMDGQVGVIRDALDETGHEDVSILAYTAKYSSAFYGPFREAVASSLQGDRKSYQQDPANARESLRELALDLEEGADMVMVKPAGPYLDILYRVAQAVDVPVAAYQISGEFAMIEAAAEKGWIERDRAILETLLGIKRAGADTILTYWATEVAQWLRAER; from the coding sequence ATGAGCACGTACGGATCCTTCCCCGGCTCGCGGCCCCGCCGGCTGCGCACCACCCCGGCGATGCGGCGGATGGTCGCGGAGTACCGGCTGCACCCCTCGGACCTGATCCTCCCGGCGTTCGTCCGGGAGGGCATCAGCGAGCCGCTCGCCATCTCGGCGATGCCGGGCGTGGTCCAGCACACCCGGGACACGCTGCGGAAGGCCGCCGTGGAGGCCGTCGAGGCCGGGGTCTCCGGGATCATGCTCTTCGGCGTACCGGCCGACGAGAACAAGGACGCGCGGGGCACGGCGGGCACGGAGCCGGACGGGATCCTCCAGGTCGCGATCCGCGACGTGAAGGCGGAGGTGGGCGACGATCTGGTGATCATGTCCGACCTGTGCCTGGACGAGTACACCGACCACGGGCACTGCGGGGTCCTGGACGAGAACGGCCGCGTGGACAACGACGCGACGCTGGAGCGCTACGCCGAGATGGCGCAGGTGCAGGCCGACGCGGGCGTCCACGTGGTGGGTCCGAGCGGGATGATGGACGGCCAGGTCGGCGTCATCCGCGACGCGCTGGACGAGACGGGCCACGAGGACGTCTCGATCCTCGCGTACACGGCCAAGTACTCCTCCGCCTTCTACGGTCCCTTCCGCGAGGCCGTCGCGTCCTCGCTCCAGGGCGACCGCAAGAGCTACCAGCAGGACCCGGCGAACGCCCGGGAGTCGCTGCGCGAGCTCGCCCTCGACCTGGAGGAGGGCGCCGACATGGTGATGGTCAAGCCGGCCGGGCCCTACCTGGACATCCTCTACCGGGTCGCGCAGGCGGTGGACGTCCCGGTGGCGGCGTACCAGATCAGCGGCGAGTTCGCGATGATCGAGGCGGCGGCGGAGAAGGGCTGGATCGAGCGCGACCGGGCGATCCTGGAGACCCTGCTCGGCATCAAGCGGGCGGGCGCGGACACGATCCTGACGTACTGGGCGACGGAGGTCGCGCAGTGGCTGCGCGCTGAGCGGTAG
- a CDS encoding transposase, which translates to MVTKSSEAEATGCVRYTYRLRASSNARAALLAEWDRCRWIWNECVAKSKQVHAFNQARQPGEDKQTCGPAELGRMLTAARTGTLWLREGASVPQQQLVRDFGKSRAKAQQDIKARLPIPRRAQMPRWKKKREADPSLNYTKRGFRIKGGRLHLAGGIALTVVWSRDLPGDPSSVRVYRDSIGHWYCSFVVPRTVDPLPATGTAIGIDWGVTETATTTSEVHDLPHPRHGKNAAVRLTRYQRMMARRRSPRGKKQSKGYQEARKRTAKLHKKVARQRLDTARKWAKRVVRDHDALAVEDFRPRFLAKSSMAKKAADAAIGATKTALIEMGRKHGRTVHMVHPAYTTMDCAHCGARAKHALPLGARTYTCTTCGTVSPRDRNSARVMLVRAGLNPAGVESGRPDGPPVRQAA; encoded by the coding sequence GTGGTGACGAAATCGAGCGAAGCGGAGGCGACCGGGTGCGTCCGGTACACCTACCGGCTTCGCGCGTCGTCGAACGCCCGTGCCGCACTGCTGGCCGAGTGGGACCGGTGCAGGTGGATCTGGAACGAGTGTGTGGCCAAATCGAAGCAGGTCCACGCCTTCAACCAGGCCCGCCAACCGGGCGAGGACAAACAGACGTGCGGTCCAGCAGAGCTCGGCCGGATGCTGACGGCTGCCCGCACCGGCACTTTGTGGCTGCGGGAGGGGGCGAGCGTCCCCCAGCAGCAGCTGGTTCGGGACTTCGGGAAGTCGCGAGCCAAAGCCCAGCAGGACATCAAGGCCCGGCTCCCCATCCCTCGGCGGGCCCAGATGCCCCGCTGGAAGAAGAAGCGCGAAGCCGACCCCAGCCTCAACTACACCAAGCGCGGGTTCCGGATCAAGGGCGGGCGTCTGCACCTGGCAGGCGGGATCGCACTCACGGTGGTGTGGTCGCGAGATCTCCCGGGAGATCCGTCATCCGTGCGCGTGTACCGGGACAGCATCGGCCACTGGTACTGCTCGTTCGTCGTGCCACGCACTGTGGATCCACTGCCTGCAACTGGTACCGCGATCGGTATCGACTGGGGTGTGACCGAGACCGCGACGACCACCAGTGAGGTTCACGACCTTCCGCATCCCCGACACGGGAAGAATGCGGCGGTGAGGCTGACCAGGTACCAGCGCATGATGGCCCGCCGCCGCTCGCCGAGGGGCAAGAAACAGTCGAAGGGCTATCAGGAAGCCCGGAAGCGGACGGCCAAGCTGCACAAGAAGGTCGCCCGGCAGCGGCTGGACACCGCACGCAAATGGGCCAAGCGCGTTGTCCGCGACCACGACGCACTCGCCGTCGAGGACTTCCGCCCGAGGTTCCTCGCCAAGTCGAGCATGGCCAAGAAGGCCGCTGACGCCGCCATCGGCGCCACCAAAACGGCCCTGATCGAAATGGGCCGCAAGCACGGTCGTACCGTGCACATGGTCCACCCCGCGTACACAACGATGGACTGCGCGCACTGCGGAGCGAGAGCCAAGCACGCACTGCCGCTGGGAGCACGTACCTACACCTGCACAACCTGCGGAACAGTGTCCCCACGGGACAGGAACTCCGCACGCGTGATGCTCGTCCGGGCAGGTCTGAACCCGGCCGGCGTCGAGAGCGGAAGACCTGACGGACCGCCGGTTCGTCAGGCAGCTTGA
- a CDS encoding redox-sensing transcriptional repressor Rex: protein MATGRTHRPATRSRGIPEATVARLPLYLRALTALSERSVPTVSSEELAAAAGVNSAKLRKDFSYLGSYGTRGVGYDVEYLVYQISRELGLTQDWPVVIVGIGNLGAALANYGGFASRGFRVAALIDADPAMAGKPVAGMPVQHTDELEKIIEENGVSIGVIATPAGAAQQVSERLIAAGVTSILNFAPTVLSVPEGVDVRKVDLSIELQILAFHEQRKAGEEAAAVAAAGGPAAGTGTGAAPAAAVVPPAGRATAVARKGGPDGDVPAVMPA from the coding sequence GTGGCAACTGGCCGAACTCACCGACCGGCGACCCGCAGCCGAGGTATTCCCGAGGCCACTGTCGCCCGGCTTCCGCTGTACTTGCGCGCCCTCACCGCGCTCTCCGAGCGATCGGTGCCCACGGTGTCCTCCGAGGAGCTGGCCGCGGCCGCCGGAGTCAACTCCGCGAAGCTCCGCAAGGACTTCTCCTACCTCGGCTCCTACGGGACCCGCGGCGTCGGGTACGACGTGGAGTACCTCGTCTACCAGATCTCCCGCGAGCTCGGGCTGACCCAGGACTGGCCGGTCGTCATCGTCGGCATCGGTAACCTCGGCGCCGCCCTGGCCAACTACGGCGGTTTCGCGTCGCGCGGTTTCCGCGTCGCCGCGCTCATCGACGCCGATCCGGCCATGGCCGGCAAGCCGGTGGCCGGGATGCCCGTGCAGCACACCGATGAGCTGGAGAAGATCATCGAGGAGAACGGCGTCTCGATCGGGGTCATCGCGACCCCGGCGGGCGCCGCCCAGCAGGTCAGCGAGCGGCTCATCGCCGCGGGAGTCACCTCCATCCTGAACTTCGCGCCGACCGTGCTGTCCGTGCCCGAGGGCGTGGACGTGCGCAAGGTCGACCTGTCCATCGAGCTGCAGATCCTGGCCTTCCACGAGCAGCGCAAGGCCGGTGAGGAAGCGGCGGCCGTCGCTGCCGCCGGAGGCCCCGCCGCGGGCACCGGCACCGGTGCGGCTCCCGCCGCCGCCGTCGTGCCGCCCGCCGGCCGGGCCACCGCCGTCGCGCGGAAGGGCGGACCCGACGGGGACGTTCCGGCGGTGATGCCGGCATGA
- a CDS encoding ankyrin repeat domain-containing protein, which translates to MTALGEAVRAGDTEAVRTLLEGGADPNAPDGDGLPPLCAAVAAFAHEAADVLVEAGADPDRVLPDGTTPLLRAVEGGSPAVVSALLWSRDLPEPGERLPEAERARLLDAARRWCVPLRGAESPTHPSPVPRGFAPDPPPPQAPAGLDLVTAGTDGAARLDSAGVGLHVHAGGWAYPASPAFEARGPGRSPGERAKGG; encoded by the coding sequence ATGACGGCACTGGGGGAAGCGGTACGGGCGGGCGATACGGAGGCGGTACGGACGCTGCTGGAGGGCGGCGCGGATCCGAATGCCCCGGACGGCGACGGACTGCCGCCGCTGTGCGCGGCGGTGGCGGCGTTCGCGCATGAGGCCGCCGATGTCCTGGTGGAGGCCGGCGCGGACCCGGACCGGGTGCTGCCCGACGGTACGACCCCGCTGCTGCGGGCCGTCGAGGGCGGCTCCCCGGCGGTGGTGAGCGCGCTGCTGTGGTCCCGGGACCTGCCCGAGCCGGGGGAGCGCCTGCCGGAGGCGGAGCGGGCACGGCTGCTGGACGCGGCCCGGCGGTGGTGCGTGCCGCTGCGTGGGGCGGAGTCCCCTACCCACCCTTCGCCCGTTCCCCGGGGCTTCGCCCCGGACCCCCCCCCGCCTCAGGCGCCGGCGGGGCTGGATTTGGTGACGGCTGGGACGGATGGTGCGGCCCGGCTGGATTCTGCCGGCGTCGGCCTGCACGTGCACGCCGGGGGCTGGGCATATCCAGCCTCGCCGGCGTTTGAGGCGCGGGGTCCGGGGCGGAGCCCCGGGGAACGGGCGAAGGGCGGGTAG